The window TGTTTGGAGCGTTTACCAACGAGTTTTATGTTCTACTCCTTGGATTCTTATCTACTTTCTATTATTCATTTTTCAGCTACTACATAGGAGTTACCAGTATGCCTGTTCAGTTTTGGGAGATAATGAAAAATTACGAATTGTCATTTTGGCAGAAGCTTAGGCAAATAGTCTTACCTTCCACAATGCCTTACCTCATTACAGGCATAACTTCCACAGTAAATAGCACTTGGGGAGGCTTAGCCATAGCAGAGTATTGGCCAAATATCACGCAGGATCATAATTTATACGTTAGGACGGGTTTGATGAAGGATATTGTCTTATTTACAAATCAAGGCGCAATTGGGTTAGCATCATGGTTTTCGTTGATTTTTGCTATAATAGTTGTTGCCTACTCTATTTTGTTCACGAGGAAACTTATGGATTTAGCTAGGAGAAAATATATTGCAGAGGAAGGAGTTTATTTAGCATAAACTTATTTCTTTCTAAGTACTCCTTATTGTGAATGATGTGGAATCCGGGATCTGAGAATGATGACAAAAAGCGCGAGCGCTGATTATAATTTGATCTGTAATGAGAAAAATTGGATGTATAAATTTTTTATATCTGTTTATGCTTATATAACTTAGTTGATTTTATGCCCCCATTTGGAAAAGTCTTGGTCGCAAATAGGGGAGAAATAGCAATAAGGGTAATGAAAGCGGTAAAGGAAATGGGAATGAAAGCAGTGGCAGTGTATTCAGAGGCTGACAAGAACTCTCTTCATGTTAAGTACGCTGATGAAGCCTACTATATAGGGCCGTCTCCGGCAATCCAAAGCTACTTGAATATAGAGTCAATTATTAGCGTAGCTGAGAAAGCACATGCTGATGCAGTTCATCCGGGTTACGGTTTCCTGTCTGAAAGGGCAGATTTCGCAGAAGCAGTGGAAAAAGCAGGGATGGTGTTCATAGGACCTTCTCCCCATGCAATGAACTCCATTAAAAGTAAACTCGACGGAAAGAGACTTGCAAAGGCTTCTGGAGTTCCCATATCACCTGGTTCTGATGGACCAGTGGAGAATTTAGATGAGGCTATTAAGATTGCAGAAAGGATAGGATACCCTATAATGGTGAAAGCAGCCTATGGAGGAGGAGGTACAGGTATAACTAAGGTAGATTCTCAAGAGCAGCTAGTTGATGTTTGGGAAAGAAATAAGAGATTGGCATACCAAGCATTTGGAAAAGCTGATTTATATATAGAGAAAGCCGCAGTAAATCCCAGACACATAGAGTTTCAACTTATAGGAGATAAATATGGTAATTACGTGGTTGCCTGGGAAAGAGAGTGCACGATACAGAGGAGAAATCAAAAACTGATTGAAGAAGCTCCCTCACCTGTAGTTAAGATGGAAGAAAGAGAAAGAATGTTCGAACCCATAACAAAATTTGGGCAATTAATAAGATATCACACCTTAGGTACATTTGAGACAGTGTTCTCCGATGTAAGCAGAGAGTTTTACTTCCTTGAGCTAAACAAGAGGTTACAAGTGGAACATCCAATAACAGAGACCATATTCAGAATAGATCTAGTGAAACTACAGATAAGATTAGCTGCCGATGAACATTTACCCTTCACACAAGAGGAATTGAATAAGAGGGTAAGAGGACACGCAATAGAATATAGAATTAACTCAGAGGATCCAATGAATGAATTTTCTGGAAGTTCGGGAATTATTACCTATTATGAGGAGCCCTCAGGACCTGGAGTTAGAGTAGATAGTGGAATCACCTTAGACAGTTATGTTCCACCTTTCTACGATTCATTAATAGCTAAGTTGATAGTTTACGGTGAAGATAGGATCTCAGCACTACAGTCAGGGCAAAGGGCTCTGAACGATTTCAAAATTGGTGGCGTAAAAACGACAATAGAATTATATAAATGGATAACGAGGGAAGAAGATTTTGTAAATGCCAAATTTACTACGGCATACATAAGTCAGAAAACAAAAGAGTTTTTAGAATACCTGAAGAGAAAAGAGATGACTAAAGCTGTTATAGCATCAGTCATGTACAGTAAAGGGTATGTTAAAAAGAGTGGTAACGGCAAAAAGGAGACAGTTTCAAATAATAAAAACAAATGGAAGACTTATGGAATAATGTCACAATCTTCATATAGGGTGTTGTGGTAATGAAGATCATAAAAGTAGTTACAGATCAGGGAGATTCTTACACTTTCGTCACAGAGAAGAGGGATAATAAGGATTTAATGAAAGCAGAGGGAGCAGAATTTGAGGTTGAATACCTGGGAGCTGGATGGAGAGAGGGAGAACACTTAATTAAAGTCAATGGCGAAGTCCACACTATCTCCATAATTAATGGTCATTTAGTTATTGATAATGAAACGTTATTTAAAGTTGATAGGG is drawn from Sulfolobus acidocaldarius SUSAZ and contains these coding sequences:
- a CDS encoding biotin carboxylase; translated protein: MPPFGKVLVANRGEIAIRVMKAVKEMGMKAVAVYSEADKNSLHVKYADEAYYIGPSPAIQSYLNIESIISVAEKAHADAVHPGYGFLSERADFAEAVEKAGMVFIGPSPHAMNSIKSKLDGKRLAKASGVPISPGSDGPVENLDEAIKIAERIGYPIMVKAAYGGGGTGITKVDSQEQLVDVWERNKRLAYQAFGKADLYIEKAAVNPRHIEFQLIGDKYGNYVVAWERECTIQRRNQKLIEEAPSPVVKMEERERMFEPITKFGQLIRYHTLGTFETVFSDVSREFYFLELNKRLQVEHPITETIFRIDLVKLQIRLAADEHLPFTQEELNKRVRGHAIEYRINSEDPMNEFSGSSGIITYYEEPSGPGVRVDSGITLDSYVPPFYDSLIAKLIVYGEDRISALQSGQRALNDFKIGGVKTTIELYKWITREEDFVNAKFTTAYISQKTKEFLEYLKRKEMTKAVIASVMYSKGYVKKSGNGKKETVSNNKNKWKTYGIMSQSSYRVLW